One genomic window of Corynebacterium diphtheriae includes the following:
- the secE gene encoding preprotein translocase subunit SecE has protein sequence MSDQQPRPTGKRQLAGVSTTSTASYEAKKVAPTGGDDERNGNKVVSFVPEVASEMKKVIWPTAQQMMSYTLIVFAFLILVTALVAGVDFLAGLGVEKVLTK, from the coding sequence GTGAGCGATCAACAGCCACGCCCAACGGGTAAGCGCCAGCTTGCTGGTGTTAGCACTACGTCCACCGCTTCCTACGAGGCGAAGAAAGTCGCCCCAACGGGTGGCGATGATGAGCGTAACGGGAACAAGGTTGTTTCTTTCGTCCCTGAAGTAGCTTCAGAGATGAAGAAGGTTATTTGGCCCACCGCGCAGCAGATGATGAGCTACACGTTGATCGTGTTTGCTTTCCTAATCTTGGTTACAGCGTTGGTTGCAGGAGTAGACTTCCTTGCCGGCCTCGGAGTTGAGAAGGTGCTTACTAAGTAG